One part of the Botrytis cinerea B05.10 chromosome 8, complete sequence genome encodes these proteins:
- the Bcdid2 gene encoding Bcdid2 codes for MSGLEKALFNLKFTAKQINRQANKAGQAEKAEKDKLKKAIQQGHPDIAKINAENAIRKQNEKLNLLRLASRIDAVASRVQTAVTMRQVTGSMTNVVRGMDQAMKAMDLEKISAVMDRFETQFEDLDVATGYYENATTSATAVATPQEDVDRLMNQVADEAGIELNQEMKSPEAATPVKSNPTEVEEDGLGERLRALRS; via the exons ATGTCAGGACTCGAGAAGGCCCTCTTCAATTTGAAG TTCACCgcaaaacaaatcaacagACAAGCCAACAAGGCTGGGCAAGCAGAAAAGGCCGAGAAGGATAAACTCAAGAAG GCAATCCAACAAGGCCACCCTGACATCGCAAAGATCAATGCCGAAAACGCCATCCGCAAACAAAATGAGAAATTAAATCTACTGAGATTAGCCAGTAGAATTGATGCCGTGGCCAGTAGAGTACAGACTGCTGTTACCATGAGACAAGTCACCGGCAGTATGACGAATGTAGTAAGAGGAATGGATCAAGCTATGAAAGCtatggatttggaaaag ATCTCAGCAGTAATGGATCGATTCGAGACACAATTCGAAGATTTAGATGTAGCAACAGGCTATTACGAAAACGCAACTACATCCGCAACAGCGGTAGCAACTCCtcaagaagatgttgatagaTTGATGAACCAAGTTGCGGATGAGGCTGGAATTGAGTTGAACCAAGAGATGAAGAGTCCAGAAGCGGCGACCCCAGTCAAATCGAATCCAACTGAAGTAGAGGAGGATGGATTGGGCGAAAGACTAAGGGCCTTGAGATCGTAG